In Mastacembelus armatus chromosome 4, fMasArm1.2, whole genome shotgun sequence, the following are encoded in one genomic region:
- the LOC113139672 gene encoding angiopoietin-related protein 4-like, with product MKKAQLLILLLMILVHVGAGFPSDRRAIPGQDKHASWDDVNVVAHGLLQLGQGLKEHVDKTKTQMRDVSSKLKAFNNTMAELERRQQEQDKVLKATGEEVEKRVKMALELAEGLRVKVEEVKKQSEDMHSRMDWLEEKVEAVLTEPAVDRNNSSHSGIPLIETLVVAQNRRIDQLVEKIKQQQDKLEKQSLHLQALQNKVAHKRVKSHRRRDEETALRGEAEQSQATSGFARDCHDLFVRGQRSNGIYKIQPENSQPFNVFCEMTSEGGWTVIQKRQDGSQNFNQLWESYKKGFGSLNGEFWLGLENIHSLSKQGHYILQVELSDQAGEQQAVRYQFQLDGEEEKFTLHLEQESSPGAQEGIMTTGASGLPFSTADRDNDLAADVNCAELLTGGWWFSSCGESNLNGRYPRRLGLHRRHQTRTRAMFWTPTKGKNSSLMTTVLKIAPATEISS from the exons ATGAAGAAGGCACAGCTACTCATTCTCCTCTTGATGATTTTGGTACATGTTGGTGCAGGTTTCCCCTCTGACAGAAGAGCAATACCAGGCCAGGACAAGCATGCCTCCTGGGATGATGTGAACGTGGTGGCTCACGGCCTCCTGCAGCTGGGCCAGGGCCTGAAGGAGCACGTGGACAAGACCAAAACCCAGATGAGAGACGTCAGCTCCAAACTGAAAGCCTTTAACAACACGATGGCCGAACTAGAGAGGAGACAGCAGGAGCAAGACAAAGTTCTGAAGGCCACGGGTGAAGAGGTGGAGAAGAGGGTGAAGATGGCTCTGGAGCTGGCTGAGGGGCTGAGGGtgaaggtggaggaggtgaagaagcaGAGTGAGGACATGCACTCTAGGATGGACTGGCTCGAGGAGAAGGTGGAGGCAGTGCTTACAGAGCCGGCAGTCGACAGAAACAATAGCAGTCACTCAGGAATCCCATTGATCGAG ACGCTGGTGGTGGCTCAGAACAGACGCATTGACCAGCTGGTGGAGAAAATCAAGCAGCAGCAAGACAAACTAGAGAAGCAGAGTCTGCACCTGCAAGCACTGCAGAACAAG GTTGCACATAAAAGAGTAAAATCACACAGACGGAGAGATGAGGAAACAGCCCTGAGGGGAGAGGCAGAGCAGAGCCAAGCCACGTCAG GTTTTGCCAGAGACTGTCATGATCTGTTTGTACGAGGGCAGAGATCCAATGGGATCTACAAAATCCAACCGGAGAACTCCCAGCCCTTCAATGTCTTCTGTGAAATGACTTCAG aagGAGGATGGACTGTCATTCAGAAACGTCAAGATGGATCCCAAAACTTTAATCAGCTATGGGAGAGTTACAAGAAAGGCTTCGGCAGCCTCAATG GCGAGTTTTGGCTGGGCTTGGAAAACATCCACTCTCTCTCCAAACAAGGTCACTACATCCTGCAGGTGGAGCTCTCTGACCAGGCTGGAGAGCAGCAAGCAGTTCGTTATCAGTTCCAACTTGACGGAGAGGAGGAGAAGTTCACTCTTCACCTGGAGCAGGAGTCTTCACCTGGGGCTCAGGAGGGAATCATGACCACAGGAGCCTCCGGCCTTCCTTTCTCCACAGCCGACAGAGACAACGACCTCGCTGCTGACGTCAACTGTGCTGAGCTGCTCACAG gTGGTTGGTGGTTCAGTAGCTGTGGCGAGTCAAACCTTAATGGTAGATATCCCAGAAGACTGGGCCTGCACAGGAGACACCAGACCAGAACACGAGCAATGTTCTGGACACCcacaaagggaaaaaacagCTCTCTGATGACAACCGTTCTAAAAATCGCACCCGCAACAGAAATAAGCTCATAA
- the LOC113139671 gene encoding dipeptidyl peptidase 9-like isoform X1 has translation MHRVKRLKIEDKAEDGQESIRETLAGMTGVDELSDSTEVVEMEDVNSTQFQVEKHTWDGLRKIIHNSRKSTGVVINKAPHDFQFIQKDETSPHSHRIYYLGMPYASRENALLYSDIPKKIRKDALLVLSWKQMLDHFRASPHHGSFSREEELLRERKRLGVSGITSYDYHRPSGLFLFQANSSLYYCRDGQNNSFITAPMNPVEIKSQSSGTRMDPKICLGDSNFIGFIRNNDIWVTSIETGEERRLTYCHKGIDNPKEDPKSAGVATFVTQEEFDRFTGYWWSPVAREESDGGKTLQILYEEVDESEVEIIHVPSPALEERKTDVYRYPRAGSKNPDITLKIAEIRTDNAGKIVSTQEKELPVPFTTLFPSAEYITRAGWTKDGQFAWAVMMDRRQQRLQLVLLPPTLFVPANQDEAGRQESLDALSDTVQPFIIYQESSDIWINVHDIFHPFIQTKDDEITFIIVNESKTGFCHLYRITSVIQRGRYHWAKGYTHSEDDFKCPVKEEVAITSGEWEVLANHGAKRSSSPQIWVDEGTKVVYFQGTKDSPLEHHLYVVSYDSPGEIVRLTKPGFSHSCSVSPTFDMFVSHYSSLTTAPCVHIYKLNGLDSNPLHKEPQFWASMMESSSFPFEVTPPEIFSFTGKSGFELYGMLYKPQNLVAGRKHPTVIFVYGGPQVQLVNNSFKGVKYLRLSTLASLGYVVVVIDGRGSCQRGLKFEGAVKDKMGQVEIEDQVEGLHYIADKYKFVDLSRVAIHGWSYGGFLSLMGLIHKPDIFKVAIAGAPVTLWIAYDTGYTERYLDTPEKNPKGYEACSVALHVDKLPNEPNRLLILHGFLDENVHFFHTNFLVSQLIRAGKPYNLQVYPNERHSIRCPESGEHYEIMLLHFLQQNL, from the exons ATGCACAGAGTAAAGAGGCTAAAAATTGAAGATAAAGCAGAAGACGGCCAGGAAAG CATCAGAGAAACACTGGCAGGTATGACTGGGGTCGACGAGCTCTCCGACAGCACAGAGGTGGTGGAGATGGAGGATGTGAATTCCACCCAGTTTCAGGTGGAGAAGCATACCTGGGATGGCCTGCGGAAGATCATCCACAACAGCCGCAAGAGCACTGGTGTGGTTATCAACAAGGCGCCACATGACTTTCAGTTCATCCAGAAAGATGAGACCAGCCCACACTCTCACCGCATCTATTACCTTG GAATGCCTTACGCCAGCAGGGAAAATGCTTTACTCTACTCAGACATTCCCAAGAAGATCCGCAAAGATGCCCTGCTGGTTTTATCATGGAAACAGATGCTGGATCACTTTCGG GCCAGCCCGCACCATGGGAGTTTCTCCCGTGAGGAGGAGTTGCTGCGAGAGAGGAAGCGTTTAGGGGTGTCTGGCATCACATCCTATGACTACCACAGACCCAGCGGCCTCTTCTTGTTCCAGGCCAACAGCAGTCTGTACTACTGCCGTGATGGTCAAAACAACAGCTTCATT ACCGCTCCCATGAACCCTGTAGAGATTAAAAGCCAGAGTTCAGGCACACGCATGGACCCCAAAATCTGCCTTGGGGACTCTAACTTTATTGGCTTCATAAGAAACAATGACATTTGGGTGACGAGTATTGAGACAGGTGAAGAGAGGAGGCTCACCTACTGCCACAAAG GTATTGATAACCCAAAAGAGGACCCCAAATCTGCAGGTGTAGCCACTTTTGTCACACAGGAAGAGTTTGATCGCTTCACTGGATACTGGTGGTCACCAGTTGCTCGGGAAG AATCAGATGGTGGCAAAACTTTGCAGATTTTGTATGAGGAGGTGGACGAGTCTGAGGTTGAGATCATTCATGTCCCATCTCCAGCTCTGGAAGAGCGTAAGACAGACGTCTACAGATATCCACGTGCAG gCAGCAAGAATCCTGATATTACTCTCAAAATAGCAGAAATCAGGACAGACAATGCAGGCAAA aTCGTGAGCACACAGGAGAAGGAGCTGCCTGTTCCCTTCACCACCCTGTTCCCCAGTGCAGAATACATCACTAGAGCCGGATGGACAAAGGATGGTCAATT tgcATGGGCAGTTATGATGGACCGACGGCAGCAGCGTCTTCAATTGGTCCTGCTGCCTCCGACGCTCTTCGTCCCAGCTAATCAGGATGAGGCCGGCCGGCAAGAGAGTTTAGATGCACTCAGCGACACAGTCCAGCCCTTCATCATCTACCAAGAGTCCAGTGACATCTGGATCAAT GTCCATGACATCTTCCATCCTTTCATCCAAACCAAGGATGATGAGATCACCTTTATCATAGTAAATGAGTCCAAAACAGGCTTCTGCCACCTGTATAGGATCACATCAGTGATACAGCGGGGCAGGTATCACTGGGCCAAAGGCTACACTCACTCTGAAG ATGATTTCAAGTGTCCGGTCAAAGAGGAGGTGGCAATAACCAGTGGGGAGTGGGAGGTGCTGGCCAATCATGGAGCAAAG CGTTCATCCAGTCCTCAGATTTGGGTGGATGAAGGCACAAAGGTGGTTTACTTCCAGGGAACTAAAGACTCTCCTCTGGAGCATCATCTCTATGTGGTGAGCTACGACTCGCCGGGTGAAATCGTCCGACTCACCAAACCTGGATTCTCCCACAGCTGCTCTGTGAGCCCG ACCTTTGACATGTTCGTCAGCCATTACAGCAGCTTGACGACAGCACCCTGTGTACATATCTATAAGCTGAACGGCTTAGACAGCAATCCGCTGCACAAGGAACCACAGTTCTGGGCGAGCATGATGGAGTCCTCTA GTTTTCCATTTGAAGTCACTCCTCCAGAAATCTTCAGCTTCACAGGGAAGTCTGGCTTCGAGCTCTATGGCATGTTGTACAAACCACAAAACCTGGTCGCCGGCAGAAAACATCCCACCGTCATTTTTGTTTATGGTGGTCCTCAG GTGCAGTTGGTGAATAACTCCTTTAAAGGGGTGAAGTATCTGCGATTGAGCACACTGGCGTCTCTGGGCTACGTTGTGGTAGTCATTGATGGGCGAGGATCTTGTCAGCGAGGACTTAAGTTCGAAGGAGCTGTGAAGGACAAAATG GGTCAGGTGGAAATAGAAGACCAGGTGGAGGGTTTGCACTACATAGCTGACAAGTACAAGTTTGTGGACCTGAGCCGTGTTGCCATCCATGGCTGGTCGTATGGAGGGTTCCTCTCTCTCATGGGCCTCATCCACAAACCCGACATCTTCAAG gtTGCCATTGCGGGAGCTCCAGTGACGCTGTGGATAGCCTACGACACCGGATACACAGAGCGATATTTGGACACGCCTGAAAAAAACCCAAAGGGATATGAGGCTTGTTCCGTTGCCCTTCATGTCGACAAACTCCCAAATGA GCCCAACAGATTACTGATCCTGCATGGATTTCTTGATGAAAATGTGCACTTTTTTCACACTAACTTCCTGGTTTCTCAACTCATCCGGGCAGGGAAGCCATACAACCTGCAG gttTATCCCAACGAGCGACACAGCATCCGATGTCCAGAATCTGGAGAACATTATGAGATTATGCTGCTGCACTTCCTCCAGCAGAACCTCTGA
- the LOC113139671 gene encoding dipeptidyl peptidase 9-like isoform X2, with protein MTGVDELSDSTEVVEMEDVNSTQFQVEKHTWDGLRKIIHNSRKSTGVVINKAPHDFQFIQKDETSPHSHRIYYLGMPYASRENALLYSDIPKKIRKDALLVLSWKQMLDHFRASPHHGSFSREEELLRERKRLGVSGITSYDYHRPSGLFLFQANSSLYYCRDGQNNSFITAPMNPVEIKSQSSGTRMDPKICLGDSNFIGFIRNNDIWVTSIETGEERRLTYCHKGIDNPKEDPKSAGVATFVTQEEFDRFTGYWWSPVAREESDGGKTLQILYEEVDESEVEIIHVPSPALEERKTDVYRYPRAGSKNPDITLKIAEIRTDNAGKIVSTQEKELPVPFTTLFPSAEYITRAGWTKDGQFAWAVMMDRRQQRLQLVLLPPTLFVPANQDEAGRQESLDALSDTVQPFIIYQESSDIWINVHDIFHPFIQTKDDEITFIIVNESKTGFCHLYRITSVIQRGRYHWAKGYTHSEDDFKCPVKEEVAITSGEWEVLANHGAKRSSSPQIWVDEGTKVVYFQGTKDSPLEHHLYVVSYDSPGEIVRLTKPGFSHSCSVSPTFDMFVSHYSSLTTAPCVHIYKLNGLDSNPLHKEPQFWASMMESSSFPFEVTPPEIFSFTGKSGFELYGMLYKPQNLVAGRKHPTVIFVYGGPQVQLVNNSFKGVKYLRLSTLASLGYVVVVIDGRGSCQRGLKFEGAVKDKMGQVEIEDQVEGLHYIADKYKFVDLSRVAIHGWSYGGFLSLMGLIHKPDIFKVAIAGAPVTLWIAYDTGYTERYLDTPEKNPKGYEACSVALHVDKLPNEPNRLLILHGFLDENVHFFHTNFLVSQLIRAGKPYNLQVYPNERHSIRCPESGEHYEIMLLHFLQQNL; from the exons ATGACTGGGGTCGACGAGCTCTCCGACAGCACAGAGGTGGTGGAGATGGAGGATGTGAATTCCACCCAGTTTCAGGTGGAGAAGCATACCTGGGATGGCCTGCGGAAGATCATCCACAACAGCCGCAAGAGCACTGGTGTGGTTATCAACAAGGCGCCACATGACTTTCAGTTCATCCAGAAAGATGAGACCAGCCCACACTCTCACCGCATCTATTACCTTG GAATGCCTTACGCCAGCAGGGAAAATGCTTTACTCTACTCAGACATTCCCAAGAAGATCCGCAAAGATGCCCTGCTGGTTTTATCATGGAAACAGATGCTGGATCACTTTCGG GCCAGCCCGCACCATGGGAGTTTCTCCCGTGAGGAGGAGTTGCTGCGAGAGAGGAAGCGTTTAGGGGTGTCTGGCATCACATCCTATGACTACCACAGACCCAGCGGCCTCTTCTTGTTCCAGGCCAACAGCAGTCTGTACTACTGCCGTGATGGTCAAAACAACAGCTTCATT ACCGCTCCCATGAACCCTGTAGAGATTAAAAGCCAGAGTTCAGGCACACGCATGGACCCCAAAATCTGCCTTGGGGACTCTAACTTTATTGGCTTCATAAGAAACAATGACATTTGGGTGACGAGTATTGAGACAGGTGAAGAGAGGAGGCTCACCTACTGCCACAAAG GTATTGATAACCCAAAAGAGGACCCCAAATCTGCAGGTGTAGCCACTTTTGTCACACAGGAAGAGTTTGATCGCTTCACTGGATACTGGTGGTCACCAGTTGCTCGGGAAG AATCAGATGGTGGCAAAACTTTGCAGATTTTGTATGAGGAGGTGGACGAGTCTGAGGTTGAGATCATTCATGTCCCATCTCCAGCTCTGGAAGAGCGTAAGACAGACGTCTACAGATATCCACGTGCAG gCAGCAAGAATCCTGATATTACTCTCAAAATAGCAGAAATCAGGACAGACAATGCAGGCAAA aTCGTGAGCACACAGGAGAAGGAGCTGCCTGTTCCCTTCACCACCCTGTTCCCCAGTGCAGAATACATCACTAGAGCCGGATGGACAAAGGATGGTCAATT tgcATGGGCAGTTATGATGGACCGACGGCAGCAGCGTCTTCAATTGGTCCTGCTGCCTCCGACGCTCTTCGTCCCAGCTAATCAGGATGAGGCCGGCCGGCAAGAGAGTTTAGATGCACTCAGCGACACAGTCCAGCCCTTCATCATCTACCAAGAGTCCAGTGACATCTGGATCAAT GTCCATGACATCTTCCATCCTTTCATCCAAACCAAGGATGATGAGATCACCTTTATCATAGTAAATGAGTCCAAAACAGGCTTCTGCCACCTGTATAGGATCACATCAGTGATACAGCGGGGCAGGTATCACTGGGCCAAAGGCTACACTCACTCTGAAG ATGATTTCAAGTGTCCGGTCAAAGAGGAGGTGGCAATAACCAGTGGGGAGTGGGAGGTGCTGGCCAATCATGGAGCAAAG CGTTCATCCAGTCCTCAGATTTGGGTGGATGAAGGCACAAAGGTGGTTTACTTCCAGGGAACTAAAGACTCTCCTCTGGAGCATCATCTCTATGTGGTGAGCTACGACTCGCCGGGTGAAATCGTCCGACTCACCAAACCTGGATTCTCCCACAGCTGCTCTGTGAGCCCG ACCTTTGACATGTTCGTCAGCCATTACAGCAGCTTGACGACAGCACCCTGTGTACATATCTATAAGCTGAACGGCTTAGACAGCAATCCGCTGCACAAGGAACCACAGTTCTGGGCGAGCATGATGGAGTCCTCTA GTTTTCCATTTGAAGTCACTCCTCCAGAAATCTTCAGCTTCACAGGGAAGTCTGGCTTCGAGCTCTATGGCATGTTGTACAAACCACAAAACCTGGTCGCCGGCAGAAAACATCCCACCGTCATTTTTGTTTATGGTGGTCCTCAG GTGCAGTTGGTGAATAACTCCTTTAAAGGGGTGAAGTATCTGCGATTGAGCACACTGGCGTCTCTGGGCTACGTTGTGGTAGTCATTGATGGGCGAGGATCTTGTCAGCGAGGACTTAAGTTCGAAGGAGCTGTGAAGGACAAAATG GGTCAGGTGGAAATAGAAGACCAGGTGGAGGGTTTGCACTACATAGCTGACAAGTACAAGTTTGTGGACCTGAGCCGTGTTGCCATCCATGGCTGGTCGTATGGAGGGTTCCTCTCTCTCATGGGCCTCATCCACAAACCCGACATCTTCAAG gtTGCCATTGCGGGAGCTCCAGTGACGCTGTGGATAGCCTACGACACCGGATACACAGAGCGATATTTGGACACGCCTGAAAAAAACCCAAAGGGATATGAGGCTTGTTCCGTTGCCCTTCATGTCGACAAACTCCCAAATGA GCCCAACAGATTACTGATCCTGCATGGATTTCTTGATGAAAATGTGCACTTTTTTCACACTAACTTCCTGGTTTCTCAACTCATCCGGGCAGGGAAGCCATACAACCTGCAG gttTATCCCAACGAGCGACACAGCATCCGATGTCCAGAATCTGGAGAACATTATGAGATTATGCTGCTGCACTTCCTCCAGCAGAACCTCTGA